One genomic segment of Arthrobacter sp. JZ12 includes these proteins:
- a CDS encoding FAD/NAD(P)-binding protein produces MNVERDVRVAIIGAGPRGTSVLERLVSNWRSLPASERPRVRVDLIDPYEPGPGHVWRTDQSRSFLMNTPALFPTVVPVGEASGARAPSIVPVSFEDWRLRMRKGPDARLSGQDARELAGLSRTDFPSRALYGRYLQWIFGVIMEQLDDGFDVVVHAAEAQHIEARFPGYRIELSEGTPVASDAVVLALGHLPAQLNREQELLRDGAARLGLQYWPPNVPADVDWNSLPARKPVLVRGLGLNFFDVVTHLTEGRGGKFLPSGEHAGRALTYRPSGQEPRIIAASRRGTPYRAKAKLDTYVPRGIRLRYCTPERAGSFAARGILPGFDHDLWPLLHRDAVWAYYSTLARTDGLPKSFLEALQLALDAENPVWQAELEKLLDRTVPADQRLDLEALARPFGRHRFASPEEYNQAVQAYLEDDAAGSDRGEDDPLKMAIGAMNAGRSVLKQIVADGGLTQESWASELRGWFEPLVEGLASGPPALRIEQLAALARAGVVQFAGPAPRFELDFEQGRFTLSSPWVTGGKYDAGVLVEAMMPANRVAENRSVLLRRLIEDGLVRAKTTMSKDGVPEVSAGLDVTRPPYRAIGTNGLVQDDIYVLGLQLTSVQWGTAIAAEAGASLDAGGRTLRDADDIALAILA; encoded by the coding sequence ATGAACGTAGAACGGGACGTGCGGGTAGCCATCATCGGCGCCGGCCCGCGCGGAACGTCCGTCCTGGAACGGCTGGTCTCCAACTGGCGGTCGCTGCCGGCTTCGGAACGGCCACGGGTTCGGGTCGATCTCATTGACCCCTATGAACCCGGCCCGGGGCATGTCTGGCGGACCGATCAGTCCCGTTCCTTCCTCATGAATACGCCGGCGCTGTTCCCCACCGTTGTACCGGTGGGCGAGGCTTCCGGCGCCCGTGCGCCTTCGATCGTGCCCGTCTCCTTCGAGGACTGGCGCCTCCGAATGCGGAAAGGGCCCGATGCCCGGCTCAGTGGGCAGGACGCGCGGGAACTCGCGGGTCTGAGCAGGACTGACTTTCCCAGCAGGGCGCTGTACGGCCGTTACCTCCAGTGGATCTTCGGCGTCATCATGGAGCAACTGGACGACGGTTTCGACGTCGTCGTGCACGCCGCCGAAGCCCAGCACATCGAGGCGCGGTTTCCCGGCTACCGGATTGAGCTCAGCGAGGGGACGCCGGTGGCCAGTGACGCCGTCGTGCTCGCACTGGGCCATCTTCCCGCCCAGCTCAACCGCGAGCAGGAACTCCTGCGCGACGGCGCCGCGCGCCTCGGGCTTCAGTACTGGCCGCCGAATGTGCCGGCCGACGTCGACTGGAACAGCCTCCCTGCGCGGAAACCAGTTCTGGTGCGCGGGCTGGGACTGAACTTCTTCGACGTCGTCACCCACCTCACCGAAGGCAGAGGCGGCAAATTCCTGCCGAGCGGTGAACATGCCGGCCGTGCTTTGACCTACCGGCCCTCGGGGCAGGAGCCGCGCATAATCGCCGCCTCACGTCGTGGCACCCCCTACCGGGCGAAGGCGAAGCTCGACACTTACGTTCCGCGCGGCATCCGCCTGCGTTACTGCACTCCCGAGCGCGCGGGGAGTTTTGCAGCCCGCGGCATCCTGCCGGGGTTCGATCACGACCTGTGGCCCCTGCTGCACCGCGACGCAGTCTGGGCCTACTACAGCACCCTGGCGCGAACCGACGGCCTTCCGAAGTCCTTCCTCGAGGCACTTCAGCTCGCCCTTGACGCCGAGAACCCGGTCTGGCAGGCCGAGCTTGAGAAACTGCTCGATCGCACCGTGCCGGCGGACCAGCGCCTTGACCTGGAGGCACTGGCCCGTCCGTTCGGGCGTCACCGGTTTGCCTCTCCGGAGGAGTACAACCAGGCGGTTCAGGCCTACCTGGAGGACGACGCCGCCGGTTCCGACCGCGGGGAGGATGATCCCCTCAAGATGGCGATCGGAGCTATGAACGCCGGACGGTCCGTGTTGAAGCAGATCGTGGCTGATGGAGGTCTGACCCAGGAGTCGTGGGCCTCCGAACTTCGTGGGTGGTTTGAGCCGCTGGTCGAGGGGCTTGCCAGCGGTCCGCCCGCTCTGCGCATCGAACAGCTGGCTGCCTTGGCGCGGGCCGGTGTCGTGCAGTTCGCCGGCCCGGCGCCCCGCTTCGAGCTGGATTTCGAGCAGGGCCGCTTCACGCTCTCCTCGCCTTGGGTGACAGGCGGAAAGTACGACGCCGGCGTGCTCGTGGAGGCGATGATGCCGGCGAACCGTGTGGCTGAGAACCGCTCGGTCCTGCTGCGGAGACTCATCGAGGACGGGCTGGTCCGGGCGAAAACCACCATGTCGAAGGATGGCGTCCCCGAGGTGTCTGCCGGGCTGGATGTGACCCGCCCACCGTATCGGGCGATCGGCACCAACGGCCTGGTGCAGGATGACATCTACGTCCTGGGGCTGCAGTTGACGTCGGTGCAGTGGGGCACGGCGATTGCCGCGGAGGCAGGCGCCTCGCTGGACGCGGGGGGTCGGACCCTTCGTGACGCCGACGATATCGCGCTCGCGATCCTCGCCTGA
- a CDS encoding ExeM/NucH family extracellular endonuclease, with product MRNSWRGALCSALSVGLLASPIASLPAGAEETVETAAGTGVIINEAYVNGGSASAPFNRKFVELHNTTDAPISLDGWSVQYRAAGTTTKPTGIATLSGTIPADGYFLIEGSGNGGAGAVGAALPTPDVRSGLNFSGSAGTIVLSNQATALDPLATGSVIGAPGVVDLLGYGSSNTFETITEEGPGGTANQRSMNRADGADTDNNRNDFSLPATVTPTNSAGEQGAGDPEPEPEPVPEAPAPGTVLPIDQIQGTGEATPYNGQTVTTRGVVTAAYPTGGFNGYYIQTPGTGGDLAADHVASDGIFIYSRATVAEVAVGDFVEVTGTAGEYYGLSQITVEAGGMTKLSEPAEAVKAATTAYPADNAGREALEGMLLHPTGEFTVTDNYQLNQYGEIALAVGDKPLVQPTEIAPPGTPKNAAVAAENAARAVKLDDGATTNFMTDANKDQPLPYITPEQPVRVTSSATFLDPVILDFRNSSWKFQPLTALTAANAGEVQPVAFEGNRPESPEEVGGNVKIASFNVLNYFITTGDQLTGCTYYTDRDGNPITVRSGCDARGAANAENLERQEAKIVEAINGLDADVVSLEEIENSAKFGKDRDEALATLTAALNETAPGVWDYVRSPAVLPALENEDVIRTAFIYKRAVVETVGESVILDDNIAFSNARKPLAQTFNVLGGDDTTKFLVIANHFKSKGSGSGENADQGDGQGASNPDRVEQATALVAFADRLKVEEGTDKVFLAGDFNSYSAEDPMQVFYEAGYINQGTKTDGYSYVFSGLVGSLDHILASPAADATVSGVDIWNINAVESVALEYSRYNYNATNLYSPDQFRASDHDPVIVGLNLTPAAEGADCVAPTKPKRGPGQDHPNSYGQQMSEYRKCLAEAGQG from the coding sequence ATGAGGAATTCGTGGAGGGGTGCGCTGTGCTCAGCGCTGTCGGTGGGGCTGCTTGCCTCGCCGATCGCGTCGCTGCCCGCCGGCGCAGAGGAAACAGTCGAAACAGCGGCGGGTACCGGCGTCATAATCAATGAGGCCTATGTCAACGGGGGCAGTGCCAGCGCTCCCTTCAACCGCAAGTTCGTGGAACTGCACAACACCACGGATGCACCGATCAGTTTGGACGGCTGGTCCGTGCAGTACCGGGCCGCGGGTACAACAACCAAGCCCACCGGTATTGCCACGCTCAGCGGCACTATTCCGGCCGACGGCTACTTCCTCATCGAGGGTTCCGGCAACGGTGGCGCCGGCGCCGTTGGCGCCGCGCTGCCCACACCGGACGTGCGCAGCGGGCTGAACTTCAGCGGCTCCGCGGGAACCATCGTCCTGTCCAATCAGGCAACGGCGCTTGACCCGCTCGCGACCGGCTCAGTAATTGGCGCTCCGGGAGTTGTCGATCTCCTCGGGTACGGCTCGTCCAACACCTTTGAGACCATCACCGAGGAAGGCCCTGGAGGAACGGCCAACCAGCGGTCCATGAACCGCGCCGACGGCGCGGACACGGACAACAACCGGAATGACTTCTCACTGCCCGCAACAGTAACGCCCACCAACTCCGCGGGCGAGCAGGGTGCCGGCGACCCGGAGCCCGAGCCGGAGCCGGTACCCGAAGCCCCCGCTCCGGGTACCGTCCTTCCGATCGACCAGATCCAGGGAACCGGCGAGGCCACCCCCTACAACGGACAGACCGTCACCACCCGCGGCGTAGTCACCGCTGCCTACCCCACCGGCGGCTTTAACGGCTACTACATCCAGACTCCGGGAACCGGCGGCGACCTCGCAGCCGACCACGTGGCATCGGACGGAATCTTCATCTACTCCCGAGCTACTGTTGCCGAGGTCGCAGTAGGCGATTTCGTCGAGGTAACCGGAACCGCCGGAGAGTACTACGGGCTTTCCCAGATCACCGTGGAAGCCGGCGGCATGACCAAGCTGTCCGAGCCGGCAGAGGCCGTCAAGGCTGCGACCACCGCTTACCCGGCGGACAACGCCGGCCGCGAAGCACTGGAGGGCATGCTGCTGCATCCCACCGGTGAGTTCACTGTCACCGACAACTACCAGCTCAACCAGTACGGCGAGATCGCGCTGGCTGTTGGCGACAAGCCGCTGGTCCAACCCACGGAGATCGCGCCTCCCGGAACCCCCAAGAACGCTGCCGTGGCTGCCGAGAACGCGGCCCGCGCTGTCAAGCTCGACGACGGCGCCACCACCAACTTCATGACTGACGCCAACAAGGACCAGCCACTGCCCTACATCACCCCGGAGCAGCCGGTACGCGTGACCTCCTCGGCCACGTTCCTTGACCCGGTGATCCTCGACTTCCGCAACAGCTCCTGGAAGTTCCAGCCGCTGACGGCGCTCACCGCCGCCAACGCCGGTGAAGTGCAGCCGGTTGCCTTCGAGGGCAACCGTCCGGAGTCACCGGAGGAAGTGGGCGGCAACGTCAAGATCGCGTCCTTCAACGTGCTCAACTACTTCATCACCACCGGCGACCAGCTCACCGGTTGCACCTACTACACCGACCGCGACGGCAACCCGATCACCGTGCGTAGCGGCTGTGATGCACGTGGTGCTGCCAACGCCGAGAACCTGGAACGCCAGGAAGCCAAGATCGTCGAGGCGATCAACGGACTGGACGCGGACGTTGTGTCGCTGGAGGAAATCGAGAACTCGGCCAAGTTCGGCAAGGATCGCGACGAGGCCCTTGCAACGCTGACCGCGGCCCTGAACGAGACTGCCCCCGGCGTCTGGGACTACGTCCGCTCCCCTGCCGTGCTTCCGGCACTCGAGAACGAGGACGTCATCCGCACCGCCTTCATCTACAAGAGGGCCGTCGTGGAAACGGTAGGCGAGTCTGTCATCCTCGATGACAACATCGCTTTCTCCAATGCCCGGAAGCCGCTCGCCCAGACCTTCAACGTTCTCGGCGGAGACGACACCACCAAATTCCTCGTGATCGCCAACCACTTCAAGTCCAAAGGCTCAGGATCGGGTGAAAATGCAGATCAGGGCGACGGCCAGGGTGCTTCCAACCCCGATCGTGTGGAGCAGGCCACCGCGTTGGTCGCATTTGCAGACCGGCTGAAGGTCGAAGAAGGCACCGATAAGGTCTTCCTCGCCGGCGACTTCAACTCGTACTCGGCTGAAGATCCCATGCAGGTCTTCTACGAAGCCGGCTACATCAACCAGGGCACCAAGACCGACGGTTACTCCTACGTCTTCTCCGGCCTGGTCGGGTCACTCGATCACATCCTCGCTTCCCCGGCCGCCGACGCCACCGTCTCCGGCGTCGACATCTGGAACATCAACGCCGTGGAGTCCGTGGCGCTTGAGTACAGCCGTTACAACTACAACGCAACCAACCTGTACTCACCCGACCAGTTCCGTGCCAGCGACCATGACCCGGTCATCGTCGGCCTGAACCTCACCCCGGCAGCTGAGGGTGCCGACTGCGTTGCGCCCACCAAGCCGAAGCGCGGCCCCGGACAGGATCATCCGAACAGCTACGGGCAGCAGATGTCCGAGTACCGCAAGTGCCTCGCCGAGGCAGGCCAGGGCTAA
- a CDS encoding septum formation family protein, whose translation MPSTRTRLFLSAAAVALAAMVSGCSTGNDDDTPRPASASESASAGSATEGLSAGDLETGTCITDSGTAADPAVEVLPCAEAHGFEVFATTELPAGEYPGTGEADAQAQEFCREEFTAFVGVDYDQSELDLQYFYPVEKNWNNDGGRSVACLAGLAGGELSTGTLRGSER comes from the coding sequence ATGCCCTCAACAAGAACAAGGCTGTTCCTGTCTGCTGCAGCGGTGGCCCTGGCCGCCATGGTGAGCGGCTGCAGTACGGGGAACGACGACGACACACCCCGCCCTGCCTCAGCCTCCGAAAGCGCTTCGGCCGGAAGCGCAACGGAAGGGTTGTCGGCCGGCGACCTGGAGACGGGTACCTGCATCACCGATTCCGGCACGGCTGCCGACCCCGCCGTCGAGGTTCTCCCCTGCGCGGAGGCACATGGTTTCGAAGTCTTCGCCACCACGGAACTTCCTGCCGGAGAGTATCCGGGGACGGGCGAAGCAGACGCCCAGGCACAGGAGTTCTGCCGCGAGGAATTCACTGCCTTCGTAGGGGTGGATTACGACCAGTCCGAACTGGACCTGCAGTACTTCTACCCCGTCGAGAAGAACTGGAACAACGACGGCGGCCGCTCCGTCGCCTGCCTTGCAGGACTTGCGGGAGGGGAGCTGTCCACCGGAACCCTGCGCGGCTCAGAACGCTAA
- a CDS encoding NAD(P)H-quinone oxidoreductase, protein MKAVVLKEPGGPDVLQVADVEPPRPGEGEVLIDVVAAGLNRADVQQRRGVYPPPPGAPEYPGLEVSGRVADAGESAFKVGDAVDALLAGGGYAEQVAVPAGQVLPAPDGVDLLAAAALPEVAATVYSNLAMTAGLRSGETVLIHGASGGIGTMAIQFARALGARTVVTAGSDAKLDYARSLGAEAGINYREQDFVREVREATGGRGADVILDVVGAKYLGQNVDALAVGGRLVVIGLQGGAKAELDLGKLLTKRASVTGTTLRSRPVEEKSAIMAAVREHVWPLVADGSLSMPVDRVFPLDEVAQAHEYFDSGQHKGKVLLRMGS, encoded by the coding sequence ATGAAAGCCGTAGTGCTGAAAGAGCCCGGCGGACCGGACGTGCTTCAGGTCGCCGATGTCGAACCGCCCCGTCCCGGCGAGGGGGAGGTCCTGATCGACGTGGTCGCTGCCGGGCTCAACCGGGCCGACGTGCAACAGCGACGTGGTGTGTACCCGCCGCCTCCCGGAGCCCCCGAATATCCGGGACTTGAAGTGTCCGGCCGTGTCGCCGACGCAGGCGAATCGGCATTCAAGGTGGGAGACGCCGTCGACGCACTGCTTGCGGGTGGCGGCTACGCCGAGCAGGTGGCTGTCCCGGCGGGGCAGGTGCTGCCCGCTCCCGACGGCGTGGACCTCCTTGCGGCAGCGGCGTTACCGGAGGTGGCGGCCACCGTTTATTCGAACCTGGCCATGACCGCCGGTCTCCGCAGCGGGGAGACCGTGCTGATCCACGGCGCTTCCGGTGGCATCGGGACAATGGCAATACAGTTCGCGCGCGCCCTCGGCGCGCGGACGGTTGTCACAGCGGGATCGGACGCGAAACTCGACTACGCGCGTTCCCTCGGAGCCGAGGCGGGCATCAATTACCGGGAGCAGGACTTCGTCCGCGAGGTCCGTGAAGCGACCGGGGGGCGCGGCGCGGACGTGATTCTCGACGTCGTCGGCGCCAAGTACCTTGGACAGAACGTTGATGCGTTGGCCGTCGGTGGCCGCCTTGTGGTCATCGGGCTGCAGGGCGGGGCGAAAGCGGAACTGGATCTCGGCAAGCTCCTTACCAAGCGCGCCTCCGTCACAGGAACCACCCTGCGCTCGCGGCCTGTGGAAGAGAAGTCGGCCATCATGGCCGCAGTACGGGAACACGTCTGGCCGCTCGTCGCGGACGGTTCGCTTTCGATGCCGGTGGACCGGGTTTTCCCGCTGGATGAGGTGGCGCAGGCGCACGAGTACTTCGATTCCGGGCAGCACAAAGGGAAGGTGCTTCTGCGAATGGGAAGCTGA
- a CDS encoding carbon starvation CstA family protein, giving the protein MSEKYEGRGRADAGRARGDGDADVLVQDPNLPPTAVDPEQESRGWTPLKIAVWVGIALLGGVSWTMLAIVRGETVNAMWFVFAAVCTYFIAYRFYSKYIERKLLQPNDRRATPAEYKADGKDYAATDRRVLYGHHFAAIAGAGPLVGPVLAAQMGYLPGTIWIIIGVILAGAVQDYLVMFFSMRRGGRSLGQMAREELGVIGGTAALIATLTIMIIIVAILALVVVNALGESPWGVFSVSMTIPIALFMGVYLRFLRPGKVTEVSLIGFALLMLAIIAGGWIAETEWGVALFTLDRVTIAWGIIVYGFIAAVLPVWLLLAPRDYLSTFMKIGTIVMLAVAIIIVRPEINVPAFSEFAGRADGPVVPGTLFPFLFVTIACGALSGFHALISSGTTPKMIEKERQTRFIGYGGMLMESFVAIMALVAALSIDRGIYFAMNSSAAATGGSIEGAVAFVNGLGLTGVNLTPEALSTLAENVGEESIVSRTGGAPTLAVGIAQIMQGLVGGAGMMAFWYHFAIMFEALFILTAVDAGTRVARFMLQDSIGNFVPRFKDTSWRVGAWLCTAIMVAGWGAILIMGVTDPLGGINTLFPLFGIANQLLAAIALAVCMAICAKKGAFKYLWIPALPLAFAAVVTITASFLKIFSPVPAVGYWANHFAFRNALAAGEQSFGNAPTVQAMEAVIRNTFIQGTLSIVFVVLSIIVITTAILATIKAYRTGGGRSMEDPAVPSRTYAPSGLIPTPAEKELEARWAELPHDKKPARAGH; this is encoded by the coding sequence ATGAGTGAGAAATACGAGGGGCGGGGGCGTGCGGACGCCGGTCGTGCCCGAGGTGATGGGGACGCCGACGTCCTCGTCCAGGATCCAAACCTGCCGCCCACCGCGGTTGACCCCGAGCAGGAAAGCCGCGGCTGGACGCCGTTGAAGATTGCCGTCTGGGTAGGCATTGCGCTGCTCGGAGGCGTCAGCTGGACAATGCTCGCCATTGTGCGCGGCGAGACCGTGAACGCGATGTGGTTCGTCTTCGCAGCTGTCTGCACGTACTTCATCGCCTACCGCTTCTACTCCAAGTACATCGAGCGCAAGCTCCTTCAGCCGAATGACCGGCGGGCAACCCCTGCCGAGTACAAGGCCGACGGCAAGGACTACGCGGCAACCGACCGCAGGGTCCTCTACGGCCACCATTTTGCTGCCATCGCCGGCGCCGGGCCTCTGGTCGGGCCCGTCCTCGCCGCGCAGATGGGCTACCTGCCCGGAACCATCTGGATCATCATCGGCGTCATCCTGGCCGGGGCCGTGCAGGATTACCTCGTCATGTTCTTCTCCATGCGCCGTGGCGGCCGCTCCCTCGGCCAGATGGCGCGCGAGGAACTGGGTGTCATCGGTGGAACCGCAGCGCTCATCGCCACCCTGACGATCATGATCATCATCGTGGCCATCCTCGCTCTCGTGGTGGTCAACGCCCTCGGAGAAAGCCCATGGGGCGTCTTCTCCGTCTCGATGACCATTCCCATCGCGCTCTTCATGGGCGTGTACCTGCGCTTTCTCCGCCCCGGCAAGGTCACCGAGGTGTCCCTGATCGGGTTCGCACTCCTCATGCTCGCCATCATTGCCGGCGGCTGGATCGCGGAGACCGAGTGGGGCGTCGCACTCTTCACCCTCGATCGCGTGACCATCGCCTGGGGCATCATCGTCTACGGCTTCATCGCCGCGGTTCTGCCCGTGTGGCTGCTCCTTGCCCCTCGTGACTACCTCTCGACCTTCATGAAGATCGGCACCATCGTCATGCTGGCGGTCGCGATCATCATCGTCCGCCCTGAGATCAACGTGCCCGCCTTCAGCGAGTTCGCTGGACGTGCCGACGGTCCGGTGGTTCCGGGAACACTCTTCCCGTTCCTGTTCGTCACCATCGCCTGCGGTGCGCTCTCCGGTTTCCACGCCCTGATCTCCTCGGGAACTACCCCGAAGATGATCGAGAAGGAACGCCAGACCCGTTTCATCGGTTACGGCGGAATGCTGATGGAGTCATTCGTGGCCATCATGGCGCTGGTCGCCGCCCTTTCGATTGACCGGGGCATCTACTTCGCGATGAACTCATCGGCGGCTGCCACCGGCGGGTCCATCGAGGGCGCAGTCGCGTTCGTCAACGGTCTTGGACTCACGGGCGTGAACCTCACACCCGAGGCCCTCAGCACCCTCGCCGAGAACGTCGGCGAGGAGTCCATCGTCTCCCGTACCGGCGGTGCCCCGACCCTCGCCGTCGGCATCGCACAAATCATGCAGGGACTCGTCGGCGGCGCAGGCATGATGGCGTTCTGGTACCACTTCGCGATCATGTTCGAAGCCCTGTTCATCCTGACCGCGGTCGACGCCGGAACGCGCGTTGCGCGCTTCATGCTGCAGGACAGCATCGGCAATTTCGTCCCCCGCTTCAAGGACACTTCATGGCGGGTGGGCGCCTGGCTCTGTACAGCCATCATGGTGGCGGGCTGGGGAGCGATCCTGATCATGGGCGTCACTGATCCGCTCGGCGGCATCAATACCCTGTTCCCGCTGTTCGGCATCGCGAACCAGCTGCTTGCCGCAATCGCGCTGGCCGTCTGCATGGCGATCTGTGCGAAGAAGGGTGCGTTCAAGTATCTGTGGATCCCGGCACTGCCCTTGGCGTTCGCCGCAGTGGTGACCATCACGGCGTCGTTCCTCAAGATCTTTTCGCCGGTACCGGCGGTGGGTTACTGGGCCAACCACTTCGCGTTCCGGAACGCGCTCGCGGCCGGGGAGCAGAGCTTCGGCAACGCCCCAACGGTCCAGGCAATGGAAGCGGTGATCCGAAATACGTTCATCCAGGGAACGTTGTCCATCGTGTTCGTGGTGCTGTCCATCATCGTGATTACCACGGCGATTCTGGCCACCATCAAGGCCTACCGGACGGGTGGAGGACGCAGCATGGAGGACCCGGCGGTGCCTTCGCGCACCTACGCGCCTTCCGGCCTCATTCCGACGCCGGCCGAAAAGGAGCTCGAAGCGCGGTGGGCTGAACTGCCGCACGACAAGAAGCCGGCACGGGCAGGTCACTGA
- a CDS encoding YbdD/YjiX family protein, producing the protein MSVKELIWLFKGVMGENAYQQYLDHHATTHSGEPPMTERQFWRDKTDRQDSNPEGRCC; encoded by the coding sequence ATGAGCGTCAAGGAGCTGATCTGGCTCTTCAAGGGAGTGATGGGCGAGAACGCCTACCAGCAGTATCTTGACCATCACGCAACCACGCACAGTGGAGAGCCACCCATGACCGAGCGGCAGTTCTGGCGGGACAAGACGGACCGCCAGGACTCCAATCCCGAGGGCCGCTGCTGCTAG
- a CDS encoding bacterial proteasome activator family protein has product MTEQQPEHPTLTPEQAAKHNQESPVLLGKLDAGRGLPERDDDGGSPRGQKGPAKLTELVDEPAKVMRIGTMLKQLLEEVRSAPLDDAGRTRLAEIHERSVHELEDGLAPELVEELHRINLPFTDDSVPTDAELRVAQAQLVGWLEGLFHGIQTALAAQQMVNQQLAAQLQLKQLPPGTVIAPGVVVGEDGEPRRSAGPRPGPEKRPDTHGPGQYL; this is encoded by the coding sequence ATGACCGAACAGCAGCCTGAGCATCCAACCCTCACGCCTGAGCAGGCGGCAAAACATAATCAGGAGAGCCCTGTTCTCCTCGGCAAGCTCGACGCCGGTCGCGGCCTCCCCGAAAGGGACGACGACGGCGGAAGCCCCCGTGGCCAAAAGGGCCCGGCGAAGCTCACCGAACTTGTGGACGAGCCCGCCAAGGTCATGCGCATCGGCACCATGCTCAAGCAGCTGCTGGAGGAGGTACGGAGCGCTCCACTCGACGACGCCGGGCGGACGCGCCTCGCCGAAATCCACGAGCGGTCCGTGCACGAGCTCGAGGACGGACTGGCGCCGGAGCTGGTTGAGGAACTTCACCGAATCAATCTGCCCTTCACCGATGATTCCGTCCCCACCGATGCTGAGCTGAGGGTGGCGCAGGCACAGCTGGTCGGCTGGCTCGAGGGACTCTTCCACGGAATCCAGACCGCGCTTGCCGCACAGCAGATGGTCAACCAGCAGCTCGCGGCACAGCTCCAGCTGAAGCAGCTGCCTCCCGGAACCGTGATCGCTCCCGGTGTTGTGGTGGGAGAGGACGGCGAGCCGCGGCGCTCTGCCGGTCCCCGCCCCGGTCCTGAGAAGAGGCCGGATACGCACGGCCCCGGCCAGTACCTCTAG
- a CDS encoding aldo/keto reductase produces MSTSPNLTFNDGRTIPQLGYGVWQVDDATAEDVVGRAFKAGYRHIDTAKIYGNEAGVGRAIAASGLTDDELFITTKLWNADQGYESTLEAFEGSMERLGLETLDLYLIHWLQPKRGKYVDTWKALIELQKRGRVRSIGVSNFTVEALQEIIDETGVVPAINQVETHPYLNQAELRAFEAEKGILHESWSPLGSGKGLLDDPVLADIAEKRNATPAQVVLAWHLALGSVVIPKSVTESRIIENWGALDVTLTDEDIQAINALDKGEAGRIGANPATADFA; encoded by the coding sequence ATGAGTACCTCACCAAACCTGACGTTCAACGACGGCCGCACCATCCCGCAACTGGGCTACGGCGTGTGGCAGGTTGACGACGCAACGGCGGAAGACGTCGTCGGGCGCGCCTTCAAGGCGGGCTACCGCCACATCGACACCGCCAAGATCTACGGCAATGAGGCAGGTGTGGGCCGTGCGATCGCCGCTTCCGGGCTGACGGACGACGAGCTGTTCATCACCACCAAGCTGTGGAACGCCGATCAGGGCTACGAGAGCACGCTGGAAGCCTTCGAGGGCTCGATGGAACGGCTCGGCCTCGAGACCCTGGATCTCTACCTGATCCACTGGCTTCAGCCCAAGCGCGGCAAGTACGTGGACACCTGGAAGGCCCTCATCGAACTGCAGAAGCGCGGACGGGTCCGTTCCATCGGCGTCTCGAACTTCACCGTCGAGGCTCTGCAGGAAATCATCGACGAGACCGGGGTTGTGCCCGCGATCAACCAGGTGGAAACCCACCCGTACCTGAACCAGGCAGAACTCCGCGCCTTCGAAGCCGAGAAGGGAATCCTCCACGAGTCCTGGTCACCTCTCGGCTCCGGCAAGGGCCTCCTCGACGACCCTGTGCTGGCTGACATCGCCGAGAAGCGCAACGCCACCCCGGCACAGGTTGTCCTGGCCTGGCACCTTGCCCTCGGCAGCGTGGTCATTCCCAAGTCCGTGACCGAGTCCCGAATCATCGAGAACTGGGGCGCGCTCGACGTAACCCTTACCGATGAGGACATCCAGGCCATCAACGCGCTGGACAAGGGCGAGGCAGGCCGTATCGGTGCGAACCCCGCTACCGCGGACTTCGCATAA